The Juglans microcarpa x Juglans regia isolate MS1-56 chromosome 2S, Jm3101_v1.0, whole genome shotgun sequence genome has a window encoding:
- the LOC121252222 gene encoding UDP-glycosyltransferase 83A1-like isoform X2, producing MGFHTERERERENEREMSNEHVLVLPFPAQGHVNPLMNFSREIAKHGSKITFVSTDFCHTQMMTAMAPGKDSLPDGLCPEDDRNDFRKLLVSILATMPTRLEELIRGINASNGDGKISCIIADGNMGWAMEVANKMGIRGAILWPASAASFALVTRIPNLIDDGFIDMSNGTPMQRHAIQLHSGIPAVYPQNLPWNCSADQSTQKSVFDYVSKYAQAWKLADWWLCNTAYELEPAAFSLLPKLLPVGPIMASDQTRNVRGQFLPEDTSCLNWLDQQPHCSVIYVAFGSFAVLDPIQFQELAFGLELTNRPFLWVVRPDSCNILNDANLNKFESTRGKIIRWAPQPKVLSHPAIACFISHCGWNSTLDGITSGVPFLCWPYFADQVLDMKYICDVWKVGLGLESDQDGRILRGEFRKKVEELVSDESIRARSLELKEMVRSVMEEGGNSCRNFNNFINWLKKG from the exons agagagagatgagcaaCGAGCATGTTCTAGTCCTACCATTTCCAGCACAGGGCCATGTGAACCCGTTAATGAATTTCTCTCGAGAAATAGCAAAACATGGCTCTAAAATCACATTTGTAAGCACAGACTTCTGCCACACGCAAATGATGACTGCAATGGCGCCTGGGAAGGATAGCCTCC CTGATGGGTTGTGTCCTGAGGATGATAGGAACGATTTCAGAAAGTTGTTGGTATCTATCTTAGCTACCATGCCTACAAGGCTTGAGGAGCTCATACGAGGTATTAATGCATCAAACGGTGATGGCAAAATCTCTTGTATCATCGCCGACGGGAACATGGGGTGGGCCATGGAAGTTGCCAACAAGATGGGCATTCGAGGAGCTATCCTTTGGCCTGCGTCAGCAGCTTCTTTTGCTTTGGTAACCCGCATCCCCAACCTGATTGATGATGGTTTTATAGACATGAGTAATG GGACCCCAATGCAAAGACATGCAATTCAACTGCACTCAGGCATACCCGCTGTGTACCCACAAAATCTTCCATGGAATTGTTCCGCTGATCAATCAACTCAAAAGAGTGTATTTGATTATGTCTCAAAGTACGCACAAGCTTGGAAATTGGCAGATTGGTGGCTTTGTAACACAGCTTACGAACTCGAGCCGGCAGCCTTTTCCTTGCTTCCAAAGCTCCTCCCAGTTGGCCCAATAATGGCAAGTGACCAAACTCGAAATGTACGGGGGCAATTCTTACCAGAAGACACCTCTTGCCTAAACTGGCTAGATCAGCAGCCACACTGCTCAGTTATATATGTTGCCTTCGGCAGCTTCGCAGTTTTGGACCCAATCCAATTCCAAGAACTAGCCTTTGGACTTGAGCTCACCAACAGACCTTTCCTCTGGGTAGTGCGACCAGATAGCTGTAATATTCTTAATGATgcaaatttaaacaaatttgaAAGCACTCGTGGGAAAATCATAAGATGGGCACCCCAACCGAAGGTTTTAAGCCACCCTGCCATTGCTTGTTTTATCAGCCACTGCGGTTGGAATTCTACGTTGGATGGTATTACCAGTGGTGTTCCTTTCTTGTGCTGGCCTTACTTTGCTGACCAAGTCCTTGACATGAAGTACATTTGTGATGTGTGGAAGGTTGGCCTAGGGCTTGAATCAGATCAAGATGGAAGGATATTGCGGGGAGAATTTAGAAAGAAGGTAGAGGAATTAGTTAGTGATGAAAGTATAAGAGCAAGATCTTTAGAGCTAAAGGAAATGGTGAGGAGTGTTATGGAAGAAGGTGGAAACTCCTGTAGGAACTTCAACAACTTCATCAACTGGCTGAAAAAGGGGTAA
- the LOC121252238 gene encoding ribosome biogenesis protein WDR12 homolog isoform X1, whose amino-acid sequence MDIDGEAEENSRRVQVRFVTKLKPPLKAPPTSIAIPPNLTRLGLSTLVNNLLQSAGNPDWKLEPFDFLIDGELVRMSLEKFLLAKGISAEKVLEIEYIKAVAPRKEEEPSFHDDWVSAVDGSDPRFIVTGCYDGLARLWKASGVCTHVLEGHSDVVASVGIIHPEGAEAVTLATASKDRTLRLWKFDIEEPINNPINVRAFKILRGHRESVQSVAAQKSGDMVCSGSWDSTINLWRTNDNTDGDLVSIKKRKVNDQADESQLEGEAMSTLVGHTQCVSSVVWPQHDTIYSASWDHSVRRWDVETGKDLTDIFCGKVLTCIDVGGESSALIAAGASDPILRIWDPRKPGTSAPVFQFSSHTSWVSACKWHKKSWFHLVTASYDGKVMLWDLRTAWPLAVIESHKDKVLCADWWRGDSVVSGGADSKLSISSGIPVL is encoded by the exons ATGGATATCGATGGAGAAGCCGAAGAAAATTCAAGGCGGGTTCAAGTGCGATTCGTGACAAAGCTCAAACCACCTCTCAAAGCTCCTCCCACTTCGATTGCAATCCCTCCGAACCTCACCAGATTGGGCCTCTCCACCCTCGTCAACAATTTACTCCAATCCG CAGGAAATCCTGATTGGAAACTTGAGCCCTTTGATTTTCTAATCGATGGCGAGCTGGTGCGGATGTCACTTGAAAAGTTCCTTCTTGCCAAGGGCATTTCGGCG GAGAAGGTATTGGAAATTGAATACATAAAGGCTGTGGCCCCacggaaagaagaagaaccttCTTTTCACGATGATTGGGTCAGTGCAGTCGATGGTTCTGATCCTAG GTTCATTGTGACCGGATGCTATGATGGTTTAGCaag GCTTTGGAAAGCTTCTGGAGTGTGTACACATGTTTTGGAAGGACATTCTGATGTAGTTGCTTCTGTTGGTATCATCCATCCAGAAG GTGCTGAGGCTGTTACTTTGGCCACTGCTTCTAAAGATCGCACCCTGAGGCTATGGAAG TTTGATATAGAGGAGCCAATCAATAATCCTATCAACGTAAGGGCATTCAAAATTTTGCGTGGACATAGAGAATCAGTACAGAGTGTTGCAGCGCAGAAAAGTGGAGACATG GTTTGTTCAGGTTCTTGGGATTCAACGATCAATTTATGGCGAACAAATGACAATACTGATGGTGATCTTGTCTCAATTAAGAAGAGAAAAGTGAATGATCAAGCTGATGAGTCTCAATTGGAG gGGGAGGCCATGTCTACACTTGTAGGCCATACACAATGTGTATCTTCCGTGGTATGGCCGCAGCATGACACAATTTATTCTGCATCATGGGATCATTCTGTTAGAAGGTGGGATGTTGAGACAGGCAAAGACTTGACAGACATA TTCTGTGGGAAAGTACTCACCTGCATTGATGTTGGAGGTGAGAGTTCTGCTCTCATTGCAGCCGGTGCTTCTGACCCCATTCTTAGGATATGGGATCCTCGTAAACCAG gaacTTCTGCTCCGGTCTTTCAGTTCTCATCTCACACTTCTTGGGTTTCTGCGTGCAAGTGGCATAAAAAATCTTGGTTTCATTTAGTTACTGCATCCTATGATGGGAAAGTTATGTTATGGGATCTAAGAACTGCG TGGCCTTTAGCTGTCATTGAATCGCACAAAGACAAG GTACTATGTGCGGACTGGTGGAGAGGTGACAGTGTGGTAAGTGGCGGTGCAGACTCAAAGCTCTCCATTTCTTCTGGAATTCCTGTGCTTTAA
- the LOC121252238 gene encoding ribosome biogenesis protein WDR12 homolog isoform X2, whose amino-acid sequence MDIDGEAEENSRRVQVRFVTKLKPPLKAPPTSIAIPPNLTRLGLSTLVNNLLQSGNPDWKLEPFDFLIDGELVRMSLEKFLLAKGISAEKVLEIEYIKAVAPRKEEEPSFHDDWVSAVDGSDPRFIVTGCYDGLARLWKASGVCTHVLEGHSDVVASVGIIHPEGAEAVTLATASKDRTLRLWKFDIEEPINNPINVRAFKILRGHRESVQSVAAQKSGDMVCSGSWDSTINLWRTNDNTDGDLVSIKKRKVNDQADESQLEGEAMSTLVGHTQCVSSVVWPQHDTIYSASWDHSVRRWDVETGKDLTDIFCGKVLTCIDVGGESSALIAAGASDPILRIWDPRKPGTSAPVFQFSSHTSWVSACKWHKKSWFHLVTASYDGKVMLWDLRTAWPLAVIESHKDKVLCADWWRGDSVVSGGADSKLSISSGIPVL is encoded by the exons ATGGATATCGATGGAGAAGCCGAAGAAAATTCAAGGCGGGTTCAAGTGCGATTCGTGACAAAGCTCAAACCACCTCTCAAAGCTCCTCCCACTTCGATTGCAATCCCTCCGAACCTCACCAGATTGGGCCTCTCCACCCTCGTCAACAATTTACTCCAATCCG GAAATCCTGATTGGAAACTTGAGCCCTTTGATTTTCTAATCGATGGCGAGCTGGTGCGGATGTCACTTGAAAAGTTCCTTCTTGCCAAGGGCATTTCGGCG GAGAAGGTATTGGAAATTGAATACATAAAGGCTGTGGCCCCacggaaagaagaagaaccttCTTTTCACGATGATTGGGTCAGTGCAGTCGATGGTTCTGATCCTAG GTTCATTGTGACCGGATGCTATGATGGTTTAGCaag GCTTTGGAAAGCTTCTGGAGTGTGTACACATGTTTTGGAAGGACATTCTGATGTAGTTGCTTCTGTTGGTATCATCCATCCAGAAG GTGCTGAGGCTGTTACTTTGGCCACTGCTTCTAAAGATCGCACCCTGAGGCTATGGAAG TTTGATATAGAGGAGCCAATCAATAATCCTATCAACGTAAGGGCATTCAAAATTTTGCGTGGACATAGAGAATCAGTACAGAGTGTTGCAGCGCAGAAAAGTGGAGACATG GTTTGTTCAGGTTCTTGGGATTCAACGATCAATTTATGGCGAACAAATGACAATACTGATGGTGATCTTGTCTCAATTAAGAAGAGAAAAGTGAATGATCAAGCTGATGAGTCTCAATTGGAG gGGGAGGCCATGTCTACACTTGTAGGCCATACACAATGTGTATCTTCCGTGGTATGGCCGCAGCATGACACAATTTATTCTGCATCATGGGATCATTCTGTTAGAAGGTGGGATGTTGAGACAGGCAAAGACTTGACAGACATA TTCTGTGGGAAAGTACTCACCTGCATTGATGTTGGAGGTGAGAGTTCTGCTCTCATTGCAGCCGGTGCTTCTGACCCCATTCTTAGGATATGGGATCCTCGTAAACCAG gaacTTCTGCTCCGGTCTTTCAGTTCTCATCTCACACTTCTTGGGTTTCTGCGTGCAAGTGGCATAAAAAATCTTGGTTTCATTTAGTTACTGCATCCTATGATGGGAAAGTTATGTTATGGGATCTAAGAACTGCG TGGCCTTTAGCTGTCATTGAATCGCACAAAGACAAG GTACTATGTGCGGACTGGTGGAGAGGTGACAGTGTGGTAAGTGGCGGTGCAGACTCAAAGCTCTCCATTTCTTCTGGAATTCCTGTGCTTTAA
- the LOC121252222 gene encoding UDP-glycosyltransferase 83A1-like isoform X1 produces the protein MGFHTERERERENEREMSNEHVLVLPFPAQGHVNPLMNFSREIAKHGSKITFVSTDFCHTQMMTAMAPGKDSLPGSEIKLVSISDGLCPEDDRNDFRKLLVSILATMPTRLEELIRGINASNGDGKISCIIADGNMGWAMEVANKMGIRGAILWPASAASFALVTRIPNLIDDGFIDMSNGTPMQRHAIQLHSGIPAVYPQNLPWNCSADQSTQKSVFDYVSKYAQAWKLADWWLCNTAYELEPAAFSLLPKLLPVGPIMASDQTRNVRGQFLPEDTSCLNWLDQQPHCSVIYVAFGSFAVLDPIQFQELAFGLELTNRPFLWVVRPDSCNILNDANLNKFESTRGKIIRWAPQPKVLSHPAIACFISHCGWNSTLDGITSGVPFLCWPYFADQVLDMKYICDVWKVGLGLESDQDGRILRGEFRKKVEELVSDESIRARSLELKEMVRSVMEEGGNSCRNFNNFINWLKKG, from the exons agagagagatgagcaaCGAGCATGTTCTAGTCCTACCATTTCCAGCACAGGGCCATGTGAACCCGTTAATGAATTTCTCTCGAGAAATAGCAAAACATGGCTCTAAAATCACATTTGTAAGCACAGACTTCTGCCACACGCAAATGATGACTGCAATGGCGCCTGGGAAGGATAGCCTCCCGGGTTCAGAGATTAAATTGGTGTCTATCTCTGATGGGTTGTGTCCTGAGGATGATAGGAACGATTTCAGAAAGTTGTTGGTATCTATCTTAGCTACCATGCCTACAAGGCTTGAGGAGCTCATACGAGGTATTAATGCATCAAACGGTGATGGCAAAATCTCTTGTATCATCGCCGACGGGAACATGGGGTGGGCCATGGAAGTTGCCAACAAGATGGGCATTCGAGGAGCTATCCTTTGGCCTGCGTCAGCAGCTTCTTTTGCTTTGGTAACCCGCATCCCCAACCTGATTGATGATGGTTTTATAGACATGAGTAATG GGACCCCAATGCAAAGACATGCAATTCAACTGCACTCAGGCATACCCGCTGTGTACCCACAAAATCTTCCATGGAATTGTTCCGCTGATCAATCAACTCAAAAGAGTGTATTTGATTATGTCTCAAAGTACGCACAAGCTTGGAAATTGGCAGATTGGTGGCTTTGTAACACAGCTTACGAACTCGAGCCGGCAGCCTTTTCCTTGCTTCCAAAGCTCCTCCCAGTTGGCCCAATAATGGCAAGTGACCAAACTCGAAATGTACGGGGGCAATTCTTACCAGAAGACACCTCTTGCCTAAACTGGCTAGATCAGCAGCCACACTGCTCAGTTATATATGTTGCCTTCGGCAGCTTCGCAGTTTTGGACCCAATCCAATTCCAAGAACTAGCCTTTGGACTTGAGCTCACCAACAGACCTTTCCTCTGGGTAGTGCGACCAGATAGCTGTAATATTCTTAATGATgcaaatttaaacaaatttgaAAGCACTCGTGGGAAAATCATAAGATGGGCACCCCAACCGAAGGTTTTAAGCCACCCTGCCATTGCTTGTTTTATCAGCCACTGCGGTTGGAATTCTACGTTGGATGGTATTACCAGTGGTGTTCCTTTCTTGTGCTGGCCTTACTTTGCTGACCAAGTCCTTGACATGAAGTACATTTGTGATGTGTGGAAGGTTGGCCTAGGGCTTGAATCAGATCAAGATGGAAGGATATTGCGGGGAGAATTTAGAAAGAAGGTAGAGGAATTAGTTAGTGATGAAAGTATAAGAGCAAGATCTTTAGAGCTAAAGGAAATGGTGAGGAGTGTTATGGAAGAAGGTGGAAACTCCTGTAGGAACTTCAACAACTTCATCAACTGGCTGAAAAAGGGGTAA